The Sphingobacterium bambusae genome includes a window with the following:
- a CDS encoding glycoside hydrolase family 43 protein: protein MKHKLLFLFFCYGLMPVFLYAQQDKSDLAAYLMVYFKDDTHSLHFASSRDGYRFTDINAGNPVIAGDSIAEQKGIRDPHMMRGPDGYFYMAMTDLHIFAAKKGYRTTEWERDGKTYGWGNNRGLVFMRSKDLIHWTRSNVRLDKSFPGWEEVGCMWAPELIFDAEKNKIMVYFTMRFGNGLNRLYYAYANDTFTGLETEPKQLFQYPKFNKNFIDADITQVGDTFHMFYVAHDGTPGIKQAVSNKLQEGYQYDDAYYDPEPTACEAPNVWKRIGEERWVLMYDIYGINPHNFGFSETTDFKTFTNLGRFNEGVMKAVNFSSPKHAAVIHLTLAELDRLEAYYGKGK from the coding sequence ATGAAGCACAAGCTACTTTTCCTGTTTTTTTGTTATGGCCTAATGCCCGTGTTCCTGTATGCGCAGCAAGACAAATCAGATCTAGCAGCCTACCTAATGGTCTATTTTAAGGACGATACGCATAGCCTACACTTTGCCAGCAGCCGTGACGGCTATCGTTTTACGGATATCAATGCGGGCAATCCAGTGATTGCTGGCGATAGCATTGCAGAGCAAAAGGGAATCCGGGATCCTCATATGATGCGTGGTCCGGACGGTTATTTCTATATGGCCATGACCGATCTGCATATTTTCGCAGCAAAAAAAGGTTATCGCACGACCGAATGGGAGCGCGATGGAAAAACCTACGGCTGGGGCAACAACCGTGGACTGGTATTTATGCGTTCCAAAGACCTTATCCATTGGACGCGATCCAATGTTCGATTGGATAAAAGTTTCCCCGGCTGGGAGGAAGTAGGCTGTATGTGGGCGCCGGAGCTTATCTTCGATGCGGAAAAAAACAAGATCATGGTTTATTTCACCATGCGTTTTGGGAATGGACTGAATAGGCTCTACTACGCCTATGCCAATGATACGTTTACCGGGTTGGAAACCGAACCGAAGCAATTGTTCCAGTATCCCAAATTCAACAAGAATTTTATCGATGCTGATATTACCCAAGTAGGAGATACCTTTCATATGTTTTATGTTGCTCACGATGGTACGCCGGGAATCAAACAGGCTGTTTCGAACAAACTGCAAGAGGGATATCAGTATGATGATGCCTATTACGATCCTGAACCAACTGCTTGCGAAGCTCCCAATGTATGGAAGCGAATAGGGGAGGAAAGATGGGTGTTGATGTACGATATTTATGGTATCAATCCACACAATTTTGGCTTTAGTGAAACAACGGATTTCAAGACTTTCACCAACCTAGGGCGCTTTAATGAAGGAGTCATGAAAGCCGTCAACTTCAGCTCGCCCAAGCATGCTGCCGTTATACACCTAACGCTGGCCGAGCTCGATCGGTTGGAGGCATATTACGGCAAAGGTAAGTAG
- a CDS encoding glycoside hydrolase family 127 protein encodes MSLHNILLAFCMVIFSGQLVQAQVPKHLEYFDLADVRLLPSAFKRAETTDKNYLLTMDADRLLTPFLREAGLPTKKPSYSNWENTGLDGHIGGHYLSALALMYASTGDTMIKERLDYMIKTLKQCQDANADGYIGGVPGGKGIWQDIRAGKIKAGGFSLNDKWVPLYNIHKTYAGLRDAYLLAGDTTAKKMLISMSDWAIRLVEQLSEQQIQDMLRSEHGGLNETFADVAAITQDPKYIRLARQFSHQSILDPLLRQQDNLTGMHANTQIPKVLGFKRIADVAQDSSWNNAARYFWDNVVEHRSIAFGGNSVSEHFNPIDDFSKMVHSVEGPETCNTYNMLRLTKMLYQSNPQGKYLDYYERALYNHILSTQHPEHGGFVYFTQIRPGHYRVYSQPHSSMWCCVGSGMENHGKYGEMIYAHSKNDLFVNLFIPSRVHWQEKAVVIEQVNTFPEEAWTELHIDPAKKTTFTLRIRKPQWLTGEAVVTVNSKPYTSDKSDSTWISIRRSWKKGDKVRIDLPMGIHTEQLPDHSNYYSILYGPIVLAARSNNGDTPGLLADDSRMGHVAQGRQIPLSELPVLSSEPSAIPQLVNAQVDKPLHFTLSGVYLGREAVQMTLEPFYKIHDSRYIMYWPQATATELHNMQEKLARDEQETLALAARTMDRVVCGEQQPESDHFIKEEQTTAGVFDDVRWREAKGWFSYQLKKESDKPTQLYLKYLAEGQDRITQLLVNDELIGQVEATNSAGDDNVRTVVFDLPDSFKAAKNIQVKIAAKGSVQTHKILEVRLLKP; translated from the coding sequence ATGTCTTTACATAACATCCTTCTTGCATTTTGCATGGTCATTTTTAGCGGCCAACTTGTACAGGCACAAGTTCCAAAGCACCTGGAATATTTTGATTTGGCCGATGTGCGCCTACTCCCGAGTGCCTTTAAACGGGCCGAGACGACGGATAAAAACTATTTACTGACCATGGATGCCGATAGGCTATTGACACCATTCCTTCGTGAAGCGGGCTTGCCGACCAAGAAACCTAGCTACAGCAATTGGGAAAACACGGGACTTGATGGCCATATCGGAGGACATTACCTCTCCGCCCTCGCTTTGATGTATGCTTCCACAGGAGACACAATGATCAAGGAGCGCCTCGACTACATGATCAAAACACTGAAGCAATGCCAAGATGCTAATGCCGATGGATACATTGGTGGTGTGCCTGGCGGAAAAGGTATTTGGCAGGATATCCGGGCAGGCAAGATCAAAGCTGGAGGCTTTAGCCTAAACGACAAATGGGTGCCGCTTTACAACATCCACAAGACCTACGCCGGACTTCGGGACGCCTATTTGTTAGCTGGCGATACCACGGCGAAAAAGATGCTTATTAGCATGTCCGACTGGGCGATACGACTTGTTGAGCAGCTTTCAGAACAACAGATTCAGGATATGCTGCGCAGCGAGCATGGCGGTTTGAATGAAACTTTTGCGGACGTTGCCGCTATTACGCAAGATCCGAAATATATACGACTGGCACGCCAATTTAGTCATCAAAGCATATTGGATCCACTGCTGCGACAACAAGATAACTTAACCGGCATGCATGCCAATACACAGATTCCGAAGGTATTGGGCTTTAAACGCATAGCGGATGTAGCACAGGATAGCAGCTGGAATAATGCGGCACGTTACTTCTGGGACAATGTAGTAGAACATCGATCCATTGCTTTTGGAGGCAACAGTGTAAGCGAGCACTTCAATCCAATAGATGATTTTTCGAAAATGGTTCATAGTGTTGAAGGACCCGAAACCTGCAACACCTACAATATGCTTCGATTGACCAAGATGCTTTATCAAAGCAATCCACAGGGAAAATATTTGGATTACTACGAACGTGCGCTGTACAACCATATTCTCTCTACCCAGCATCCCGAACATGGCGGCTTTGTTTACTTCACGCAGATTCGTCCGGGGCACTACCGCGTGTATTCACAACCGCACAGCAGCATGTGGTGCTGCGTAGGCTCGGGCATGGAGAACCATGGCAAATATGGAGAAATGATCTATGCGCACAGTAAGAACGACTTATTTGTGAACCTTTTTATCCCCTCCCGTGTGCATTGGCAGGAAAAAGCTGTTGTGATAGAACAGGTCAATACATTTCCAGAGGAAGCATGGACGGAACTGCATATCGATCCGGCAAAAAAAACGACATTTACCTTGCGTATTCGTAAACCGCAATGGTTAACGGGCGAAGCTGTGGTTACTGTCAATAGCAAGCCTTATACATCGGATAAAAGCGACAGCACATGGATCAGCATCCGCCGTTCATGGAAGAAGGGAGACAAAGTTCGTATCGACCTGCCGATGGGTATCCATACGGAACAATTGCCAGATCATAGCAACTACTACAGTATCCTATACGGGCCGATTGTGTTGGCCGCACGGAGCAACAACGGCGACACGCCCGGCCTTCTAGCTGACGACAGCCGTATGGGCCATGTGGCACAGGGGCGTCAAATTCCCCTGAGCGAGCTGCCCGTATTAAGTAGCGAGCCTAGCGCCATACCGCAACTGGTCAACGCGCAAGTTGACAAGCCCCTGCACTTCACGCTTTCGGGTGTCTATCTAGGGCGGGAAGCAGTGCAGATGACCTTGGAGCCCTTCTACAAGATTCACGATAGCCGATACATCATGTACTGGCCGCAAGCCACCGCCACGGAATTGCACAATATGCAAGAAAAGCTCGCACGCGACGAACAAGAAACTTTAGCACTGGCCGCCAGAACCATGGATCGGGTGGTATGCGGCGAGCAACAGCCAGAATCAGATCATTTTATCAAAGAAGAGCAGACGACAGCAGGCGTCTTCGACGATGTGCGTTGGCGAGAAGCCAAAGGGTGGTTTAGCTACCAGCTGAAAAAAGAAAGCGACAAGCCCACACAACTCTATCTCAAATACCTCGCCGAGGGGCAGGATCGCATAACCCAGCTGCTGGTGAACGACGAGCTGATCGGCCAAGTAGAAGCTACAAATAGCGCAGGAGATGACAACGTGAGAACAGTCGTCTTTGATCTTCCTGACAGCTTCAAGGCCGCTAAAAATATCCAGGTGAAAATAGCCGCGAAGGGTTCGGTGCAAACACATAAAATACTGGAAGTACGTTTGCTAAAGCCATAG
- a CDS encoding hybrid sensor histidine kinase/response regulator transcription factor, with the protein MNRALLLYSLTIFVCLLTSPFACGQEIGVTPLKIEKELPSLTINSTFQDRDGFIWFGTAQGLSRFDAHNLLNFKLTEEEGRIVDDQNITDIEEAKNHLLLATGSGLYTLNKRSYSIQPFANSVLKDRRVTAMFVDKQSNIWIGTNNAVFVFRSDFSLIKKYTHDPKLKHSIPAGTTNMFYEDREGNLWMGIWCAGLHKLDKKADRFIPYPTLGGRNNPFRMFQDDHGQRWIASWGDGMYLFNPQDGKDCYRSVTIKNKRRGEGNEDLCYNILQDPQRKYIWVLSFSGISTFRYTKDNQLEALDNSVLFDNTSNIFNDLYLDRTGLLWLSIGGKGVSTISFDKPQIENLTFDKVKPRYSILPNLNMLYKDRSGDLWFNLERIGLGKIAANTGEMTTYSNAQFKDLISIRAVTSALEVDKQLWIGSSYEPTINVFDKTEKSISLRKKIDLKQWFPQADVPLFFFQDSRHAVWIATANGVFVKKAEEQSFTFIRSLQDYIVGISEDYAGSIWVATKGQGIYQFRHGEIAAPALHLGKETQGIFTDQIETIAADKTGNLWIGTKDSRLLRYHIQQQRTTELANTGLFSKNQLLDIVCLDDVVWLSTTRNIYKVSPIDNSIYEYAADDGLAVNMFSKRAYTVDAIGKSVYFGGYNGAVGFKKTAFTPRQQAQIVVSDVKVNNVSSIIHADNKKFNLHARTLVLEPEDQNIEISFSSMEFAHPDKIRFAYKLEGVDRDWVYAPRERLFATYNNLGKGDYRFLVKATDLNNKWNADVTTLEITKKPAFYESNLAYLLYFLLLAALLYFLISFSLHRLKLRSDLRIAQIEKNNADELIQTKLSYFTNITHDLLTPLTIISCLIDDVQITTQKNLSQFEKMRFNLQRLKRLLQQILDFRRIENKQMELRISESKLTPFFEEMGSSYFSPLAKRKHIDFQIQGMASDEGMYFDIDKLDKIVFNLLSNAFKYTPEGGKISVSYDTEWKGEVHFLRISIQDTGIGIAQDEIDKIFIPFYTNRHTKQQESNGIGLALTKDLVLAHRGHISVDSVIDRGSCFTVLIPVNKESYTEAELQHAQQLREVPSEITVAEGQHFHLPADLQAEALNLLLVEDNEDLRTTIASVLGRNYNVHSASQGQEALAILQTTDIDIVVSDIMMPVMDGLEFCRTIKANVDSNHIPVILLTAKASMDDRIACYEAGADGYISKPFEIKILEARIHSFVINKRVRQSDFKTNPQINISSLDYTPVDEQFLTKMIALIEENLADERFDVLILGDKLGLSKSTLYRKTKVLLDLSPSELIKNIRLKRACQLMDQDKSITVSEVAFSTGFADPRYFSTCFKAAFSMTPTAYQRKAAEDIVTRD; encoded by the coding sequence GTGAACCGTGCGCTACTACTTTATTCCCTAACCATTTTCGTCTGTTTGCTTACGTCTCCTTTCGCTTGTGGACAAGAGATCGGCGTTACACCATTAAAGATCGAAAAAGAATTGCCCTCCTTAACGATCAATAGCACTTTCCAAGATCGAGATGGCTTTATATGGTTTGGTACCGCGCAGGGGCTTAGCCGCTTTGATGCGCATAATTTATTGAATTTTAAGCTCACTGAAGAAGAGGGAAGAATAGTCGATGATCAGAATATAACAGATATCGAGGAAGCAAAAAACCATCTATTGCTGGCGACAGGAAGCGGTCTTTACACGCTCAACAAACGGAGCTACAGCATTCAGCCATTTGCCAATAGCGTATTGAAAGACCGCCGCGTTACGGCCATGTTTGTGGACAAACAGTCCAACATCTGGATTGGGACGAACAATGCCGTCTTCGTGTTCCGATCCGACTTCAGTTTAATCAAAAAGTATACACACGATCCCAAGTTGAAACATTCTATCCCGGCGGGAACCACCAATATGTTTTACGAGGATCGTGAGGGCAACCTGTGGATGGGCATATGGTGTGCCGGACTGCACAAACTGGACAAAAAAGCAGACCGGTTTATCCCCTACCCAACCTTAGGGGGCCGCAACAATCCCTTTCGTATGTTTCAGGACGACCATGGCCAACGATGGATTGCAAGCTGGGGTGATGGCATGTATCTTTTTAATCCCCAGGATGGAAAAGACTGCTACCGCAGCGTGACCATAAAAAACAAACGAAGGGGCGAAGGCAATGAAGATCTTTGTTACAACATCCTGCAAGATCCACAGCGCAAATATATTTGGGTTTTGTCGTTCTCCGGCATTTCCACCTTCCGCTACACGAAAGACAACCAATTGGAAGCGCTGGATAACAGTGTGCTCTTCGATAATACCTCCAATATTTTCAACGACCTGTACCTCGATAGAACAGGCCTATTATGGCTTTCCATAGGCGGCAAAGGGGTATCTACCATTAGCTTTGACAAACCCCAGATTGAGAACCTAACCTTTGACAAGGTCAAGCCGCGCTACAGTATCCTGCCCAACCTAAATATGCTCTACAAAGATCGGTCTGGCGATCTATGGTTCAACTTAGAACGAATAGGCCTTGGAAAAATAGCAGCTAACACCGGCGAGATGACCACCTATAGCAATGCGCAGTTTAAAGACTTGATTTCTATCCGAGCGGTGACATCCGCCCTAGAAGTGGACAAGCAGCTATGGATAGGCTCCTCTTATGAACCCACCATCAATGTCTTCGACAAAACAGAGAAAAGCATCAGCCTGCGTAAAAAAATAGATCTCAAACAATGGTTTCCGCAAGCAGATGTTCCTTTATTCTTTTTTCAGGATAGTAGGCATGCCGTTTGGATTGCGACAGCAAATGGTGTGTTCGTAAAAAAAGCAGAGGAGCAGTCTTTTACGTTTATTCGCAGCCTGCAGGACTACATTGTGGGGATCAGCGAAGATTACGCAGGGTCTATCTGGGTAGCAACGAAAGGACAAGGCATCTATCAATTTCGACATGGGGAAATAGCAGCCCCCGCACTCCACTTAGGGAAGGAAACACAGGGAATCTTTACCGACCAAATTGAAACCATCGCGGCAGATAAAACAGGCAATCTATGGATCGGCACAAAAGATAGCCGTTTACTGCGTTATCATATTCAACAGCAACGCACCACGGAATTGGCAAATACCGGCTTATTCTCCAAAAACCAACTATTGGACATTGTTTGCCTCGACGACGTCGTGTGGCTATCGACTACCCGAAATATCTACAAGGTATCGCCCATTGACAACAGCATCTATGAGTACGCTGCCGATGATGGACTTGCGGTGAATATGTTTTCAAAAAGAGCGTATACGGTTGATGCGATAGGAAAAAGCGTTTATTTTGGCGGATACAACGGTGCCGTAGGTTTTAAGAAGACCGCATTCACGCCTCGGCAGCAAGCACAGATCGTTGTATCGGACGTTAAAGTGAACAATGTATCCAGTATCATTCATGCTGACAACAAGAAATTCAATCTCCATGCACGCACCCTAGTCCTAGAGCCGGAGGATCAAAATATAGAAATCAGTTTCTCGTCCATGGAATTTGCACATCCCGATAAAATCCGCTTTGCCTATAAATTGGAAGGCGTCGATCGGGATTGGGTGTATGCCCCTCGAGAGCGCCTCTTTGCGACCTACAATAATCTCGGAAAGGGCGACTATCGTTTTTTGGTGAAAGCAACGGATTTAAATAATAAATGGAATGCTGATGTGACGACCTTGGAGATCACAAAAAAACCAGCTTTCTATGAAAGTAACTTGGCCTACCTGCTCTATTTTTTGCTGTTGGCGGCACTACTGTATTTTCTGATCAGCTTCTCCCTGCATCGCTTAAAGTTGCGCAGTGACCTGCGTATTGCACAGATCGAGAAAAATAATGCTGATGAGCTTATACAAACAAAATTGAGCTATTTCACGAACATTACACATGATCTGCTGACACCACTTACCATCATCTCCTGCCTCATAGACGACGTACAGATCACCACGCAGAAAAACCTTTCGCAGTTTGAAAAGATGCGTTTCAACTTGCAGCGCTTAAAGCGGCTTTTGCAGCAGATATTGGACTTTAGACGTATAGAGAACAAACAAATGGAACTCCGCATTAGCGAGAGCAAATTGACACCTTTCTTTGAAGAGATGGGCTCCAGCTACTTTAGCCCGCTCGCCAAACGGAAGCATATTGATTTTCAAATTCAAGGAATGGCTAGCGACGAGGGCATGTATTTCGATATCGACAAATTGGACAAGATTGTTTTTAACCTGCTTTCCAATGCGTTCAAATATACACCAGAGGGCGGAAAAATATCGGTCTCCTATGATACCGAATGGAAAGGTGAAGTTCATTTCTTACGCATCAGCATACAAGACACTGGCATCGGTATTGCGCAGGATGAGATTGATAAGATCTTTATCCCCTTTTACACCAATAGGCACACGAAGCAGCAGGAAAGCAATGGCATCGGGCTCGCTTTGACCAAGGATTTGGTGCTGGCGCATCGCGGGCATATCAGCGTAGACAGTGTCATCGATAGGGGCAGTTGCTTCACCGTGCTGATCCCTGTAAACAAGGAAAGCTATACTGAAGCCGAACTGCAACATGCGCAACAGCTGCGTGAAGTGCCTTCTGAAATTACCGTGGCGGAAGGGCAGCACTTCCACCTTCCCGCGGATCTGCAAGCCGAAGCGCTTAACCTGCTACTCGTAGAAGACAACGAGGATCTACGCACCACGATAGCTAGCGTGCTGGGCAGAAACTACAATGTACACAGTGCTTCTCAGGGCCAAGAAGCATTGGCAATCCTACAGACAACAGACATCGATATTGTGGTGAGTGATATCATGATGCCCGTGATGGATGGACTTGAATTCTGCCGGACAATAAAGGCTAATGTGGACAGCAACCATATTCCCGTCATCTTATTGACCGCCAAAGCGAGCATGGACGATCGGATTGCCTGCTACGAAGCTGGCGCAGACGGCTATATCAGCAAGCCTTTTGAAATCAAGATTCTTGAGGCCCGAATCCACAGTTTCGTGATCAATAAAAGGGTGCGACAATCGGATTTTAAAACCAATCCGCAGATCAATATTTCCTCCTTGGACTATACCCCCGTTGATGAGCAATTTTTGACGAAAATGATTGCCCTCATTGAGGAAAATCTGGCCGATGAACGTTTTGATGTGTTGATCCTTGGAGACAAGCTAGGCTTATCAAAATCTACCTTGTACCGTAAAACGAAGGTTCTTCTAGACCTGTCGCCGAGCGAGCTCATCAAAAATATACGGCTAAAACGCGCCTGCCAGCTCATGGATCAAGACAAGTCTATCACGGTCAGTGAGGTAGCCTTTTCCACAGGCTTCGCCGATCCGCGTTATTTTTCCACCTGCTTTAAGGCTGCTTTTAGCATGACGCCAACAGCCTACCAGCGAAAGGCTGCAGAAGATATTGTCACGAGAGACTAG
- a CDS encoding DUF2264 domain-containing protein, whose amino-acid sequence MEAFSNGISFEKPILKIKSNIDMKVTLVFITLLWMVGLMPITVQAQAKNDRAYWIHEMDRMARPVIRLLAHDSLRIGMPQVTSKNVDNREHRIQVQYVEVLGRVLCGISPWLALDDGPAEEKKLRQQYRTWTIQGLKNALDSNARDFMRFDLGGQQLVDASFIAAAMVRCPWLWENLDQSTKDRLADAIRTTRRFKPVFSNWLLFSAMNEAFLAKFGYDWDVMRVDYALQQLEQWYVGDGMYMDGPHYAYDYYNSFVIHPFLGGIMDVVETKTKAYNDMFGKIKKRNQRYAIIQERLINADGSFPPSGRSIIYRGAAFHHLADMAWKKRLPDELPVGQVRGALTAMLRKTMQSPSTYKDGWLTIGLYGDQPGLGDFYNNQGSPYLCSVLFLPLGLSADDAFWTAEELPWSAKRIWSGDDAKKDYSIGY is encoded by the coding sequence ATGGAGGCTTTCTCAAATGGAATTTCTTTTGAGAAGCCTATCTTAAAGATAAAGTCGAATATAGACATGAAAGTAACGTTGGTTTTTATAACACTGTTGTGGATGGTGGGATTGATGCCCATAACCGTTCAGGCACAGGCAAAAAATGACCGTGCCTACTGGATCCACGAAATGGACCGTATGGCGCGTCCGGTGATTCGCCTCTTGGCACACGATAGCCTGCGCATAGGCATGCCGCAAGTGACCTCTAAAAATGTGGATAATCGGGAGCACCGTATTCAGGTTCAGTATGTTGAAGTGCTCGGCCGTGTGCTGTGTGGCATATCTCCTTGGTTGGCCCTGGACGATGGCCCTGCGGAAGAAAAGAAGCTCCGGCAGCAATATAGGACATGGACCATCCAAGGGCTAAAAAATGCATTGGACAGCAATGCCCGTGATTTCATGCGCTTCGATCTGGGGGGGCAGCAGTTGGTGGATGCCTCTTTTATAGCCGCGGCGATGGTGCGCTGCCCTTGGTTGTGGGAAAACTTGGACCAAAGCACCAAAGATCGCTTGGCGGATGCTATTCGTACGACGCGGCGCTTTAAACCCGTCTTTTCCAACTGGCTCCTCTTTTCAGCCATGAATGAGGCTTTTTTAGCCAAATTTGGTTATGACTGGGATGTCATGCGCGTAGATTACGCATTGCAGCAGCTGGAACAATGGTATGTGGGGGATGGGATGTATATGGATGGACCGCATTATGCATACGATTACTACAACAGTTTTGTCATCCATCCTTTTTTGGGAGGCATTATGGATGTCGTAGAAACAAAGACAAAGGCCTATAACGACATGTTTGGCAAGATAAAGAAACGTAATCAGCGCTATGCTATTATTCAGGAGCGCCTGATCAATGCCGACGGCAGCTTTCCTCCCTCTGGACGTTCGATCATCTATCGCGGGGCCGCTTTCCACCATTTGGCGGACATGGCCTGGAAAAAACGCCTGCCTGATGAGTTGCCCGTGGGACAGGTTCGGGGTGCTTTAACAGCGATGTTGCGCAAGACGATGCAAAGCCCGTCTACCTACAAAGACGGTTGGTTAACTATCGGTCTCTATGGTGATCAGCCCGGTTTGGGTGATTTTTATAACAATCAAGGCAGCCCTTACCTCTGTTCAGTTCTATTTCTCCCCTTGGGGCTTTCCGCAGATGACGCATTTTGGACGGCGGAAGAACTGCCTTGGAGTGCCAAGCGGATATGGTCTGGAGACGATGCGAAAAAAGATTACAGTATAGGTTATTAA
- a CDS encoding glycoside hydrolase family 88/105 protein gives MYVNLIVCCLLTYSVAFGQSFKKKDVLAQLHRANKHWQAEHKPQVWSFWDQAAYHTGNMELYKLTKEKNYLAYSTAWAEHNDWKGAKSDDKKNWKYSYGETDDYVLFGDWQICFQTYLDLYKLDPQPHKIARVLEVMQYQVNTPNNDYWWWADGLYMVMPVMTKLYKHTKDPIYLEKLHSYLQYADSIMYDKEEALYYRDAKYVYPKHKSAHGKKDFWARGDGWVFAGLAKVLQDLPKNHPDRASYIKRYQEMAKAIVTSQQTDGYWTRSMLDPQHAPGPEASGTAFFTYGLLWGINHGLFKGEEYEQAARKGWSFLSNAALQPDGRVGYVQPIGEKAIPGQVVDAQSTASFGVGAFLLAGVEMYRHLKK, from the coding sequence ATGTACGTAAATCTAATTGTGTGTTGCTTACTCACCTATAGTGTAGCCTTTGGACAATCCTTTAAGAAAAAAGATGTATTAGCGCAGCTCCATCGCGCCAACAAGCATTGGCAAGCCGAGCACAAACCCCAAGTATGGTCATTTTGGGATCAGGCAGCTTACCATACCGGCAATATGGAGCTTTACAAGTTGACCAAAGAGAAGAACTACTTGGCCTATTCCACAGCTTGGGCCGAGCATAACGATTGGAAGGGCGCAAAATCCGACGATAAAAAAAACTGGAAATATAGCTACGGTGAAACCGACGATTACGTGTTGTTTGGCGACTGGCAAATCTGTTTCCAAACCTATTTGGACCTGTACAAGTTGGATCCTCAGCCTCATAAGATCGCCCGCGTGTTGGAGGTTATGCAATACCAAGTGAATACGCCCAACAATGACTATTGGTGGTGGGCCGACGGATTGTACATGGTGATGCCCGTAATGACCAAGCTATACAAGCATACCAAGGATCCGATCTATTTGGAGAAGTTGCACAGCTACTTGCAGTATGCAGATAGCATTATGTACGACAAAGAAGAAGCTTTGTATTACCGGGATGCCAAGTATGTGTATCCCAAGCACAAGAGTGCGCATGGCAAGAAAGATTTTTGGGCGCGTGGTGATGGATGGGTATTTGCTGGTTTAGCGAAGGTCCTGCAAGACTTGCCAAAGAACCACCCCGATCGCGCAAGCTACATCAAGCGCTACCAAGAGATGGCTAAAGCTATCGTTACTAGTCAACAAACGGACGGATATTGGACGCGCAGTATGCTCGATCCGCAACATGCGCCGGGGCCAGAAGCGAGTGGCACCGCATTTTTTACCTATGGCCTGCTATGGGGAATAAACCACGGCCTTTTTAAAGGAGAGGAGTACGAACAAGCTGCCCGGAAAGGCTGGAGCTTCCTTAGCAACGCGGCGCTGCAGCCTGATGGACGGGTGGGGTATGTGCAGCCCATTGGCGAGAAAGCCATCCCCGGGCAGGTGGTCGATGCGCAATCTACGGCAAGTTTTGGTGTAGGCGCTTTCCTTCTCGCAGGGGTTGAGATGTATCGCCACCTCAAGAAGTAG